A genomic region of Trichothermofontia sichuanensis B231 contains the following coding sequences:
- a CDS encoding PP2C family protein-serine/threonine phosphatase: protein MAHILIIDDDPVIRLLLRRTLEKLGHTISLAADGIEGLTLIQGANPAPDLVICDWMMPHMDGLEVCRRLKADPELAAIFFILLTAKDKIADRIEGLDAGADDFLTKPIDMGEMMARIRAALRIRDLTRDLQLQKQLLESQLAEAAAYVQSLLPPPMTEPIQINAQFIPSMQLGGDCFDYYWLDPDYLVVYLLDASGHGIGAALLSISVLNMLRSQSLPDVNFYQPANVLEALNENFQMDKHGDRYFTIWYGVYNRVRRQLTYASAGHPPAILISEHANHELEVQRLKSSGMPIGMFPEAKFENSYQLVAPNSSLYIMSDGAYEIMQADETIWGLDKLVEVLKLSKTCKKRDLNSILNSIQSVNLLQNLEDDLSLIQINLD, encoded by the coding sequence ATGGCACATATTCTAATTATTGATGATGATCCCGTTATTCGGCTATTGCTACGGAGAACGCTTGAGAAGCTAGGACACACAATCTCGCTAGCGGCAGACGGAATCGAAGGGTTAACCCTCATTCAGGGAGCTAATCCTGCTCCAGATTTAGTCATCTGTGATTGGATGATGCCTCACATGGATGGGCTAGAGGTTTGTCGACGGTTGAAGGCCGATCCAGAGTTAGCTGCTATCTTTTTTATTTTACTGACCGCTAAGGATAAAATTGCCGATCGTATTGAGGGGTTAGATGCGGGTGCTGATGACTTCCTGACGAAGCCAATTGACATGGGGGAAATGATGGCTCGCATTCGGGCTGCGCTGCGCATTCGCGATCTGACCCGCGATCTCCAATTACAGAAACAATTGTTAGAAAGTCAACTGGCTGAAGCCGCAGCCTATGTGCAATCGCTGCTGCCACCTCCAATGACTGAGCCGATCCAAATTAATGCCCAGTTTATCCCTTCAATGCAGCTAGGTGGAGACTGTTTTGATTATTACTGGTTAGATCCTGATTACCTAGTGGTTTATCTATTAGATGCGTCTGGGCATGGAATTGGTGCAGCTTTATTATCAATTTCAGTGCTTAATATGCTACGTTCCCAATCCCTGCCCGATGTGAATTTTTATCAACCGGCTAATGTGCTAGAAGCTCTGAATGAAAATTTCCAGATGGATAAGCATGGCGATCGCTACTTTACGATCTGGTATGGTGTGTACAATCGTGTCAGGCGACAGTTAACCTATGCCAGCGCGGGTCATCCACCGGCGATCCTTATTTCTGAACATGCTAACCATGAGTTAGAGGTGCAAAGACTTAAATCATCAGGAATGCCGATCGGGATGTTCCCAGAGGCTAAGTTCGAGAATAGCTACCAACTGGTTGCACCTAATAGCTCACTCTATATTATGAGTGACGGAGCCTATGAGATCATGCAAGCAGATGAAACCATTTGGGGCTTGGATAAGCTGGTGGAGGTCTTAAAGCTCTCTAAAACTTGTAAAAAACGTGATCTCAATTCAATTCTAAACAGCATCCAATCTGTCAATCTACTTCAAAACTTAGAAGATGATCTTTCATTAATACAAATCAACCTGGATTAG